In Pedobacter sp. WC2423, the following are encoded in one genomic region:
- a CDS encoding sigma 54-interacting transcriptional regulator → MEQTSIKTLGELKASNYISLTVKDELRKNLIQQLQNKDAGFEGILGYDETVIPELQTAILSRHNILLLGLRGQAKTRIARLMVNLLDEYIPYITGSEIFDDPLNPISWFGKQEVAAHDDATPISWQHRSDRYTEKLATPDVTVADLIGDMDPIKAATLKLTYNDERVIHFGLIPRAHRSIFVINELPDLQARIQVALFNMLQEKDIQIRGFKLRLPLDVQFVFTANPEDYTNRGSIVTPLKDRIESQILTHYPKTIAISRKITFQEAKITEAQKLIEADGLVKDLIEQVAFEARKSEFIDQKSGVSARLTISAYENLISTAERRMLVNGEKKTFVRLADLTGIIPAVTGKIELVYEGELEGPAKVANILIGKAIKSLFNRYFPDPEKAKKNKTANPYQLITDWFTDGNTLDIADNLTESQYKKELMQVAGLNELVKQFHPKLSANQTLLLMEFALHGLAEYSQLNKKYLSGGFGFSDMFDSLFNTDPEEDEDDDIDFNA, encoded by the coding sequence ATGGAGCAAACCTCAATTAAAACTCTTGGCGAATTAAAAGCCTCAAATTACATCTCCCTAACAGTAAAAGACGAATTGCGCAAGAACCTGATACAGCAGCTTCAAAATAAAGATGCTGGTTTTGAGGGTATCCTTGGTTATGATGAAACTGTTATTCCTGAACTTCAGACCGCGATTTTATCCAGACACAACATTTTACTACTGGGCTTAAGGGGCCAGGCCAAAACACGTATTGCACGTTTAATGGTTAACCTGCTTGATGAATATATCCCTTATATCACCGGAAGTGAAATCTTTGATGATCCTTTGAATCCAATATCCTGGTTCGGAAAACAGGAAGTTGCTGCACATGATGATGCGACACCGATCAGCTGGCAGCACCGTTCAGACCGTTATACGGAGAAATTAGCGACCCCGGATGTAACCGTAGCCGATTTAATTGGCGATATGGACCCGATTAAAGCCGCTACACTGAAATTAACTTATAATGATGAGCGTGTGATCCACTTTGGGTTAATTCCAAGAGCACACCGCAGTATTTTCGTCATCAATGAGCTACCGGATTTACAGGCAAGGATACAGGTAGCCTTGTTTAATATGCTTCAGGAAAAAGATATTCAGATCAGGGGATTTAAATTACGTCTTCCTCTGGATGTACAGTTTGTATTTACAGCGAACCCGGAGGATTATACCAACAGGGGATCAATTGTAACTCCGTTGAAAGACAGGATAGAAAGTCAGATCCTTACTCACTACCCTAAAACCATAGCGATCTCCCGTAAAATCACTTTCCAGGAGGCAAAGATCACTGAAGCACAAAAACTAATCGAAGCTGATGGTTTAGTGAAAGATTTGATTGAGCAAGTTGCTTTTGAAGCGCGCAAAAGTGAGTTCATTGATCAAAAATCCGGTGTATCAGCACGTTTAACAATTTCTGCTTACGAAAACCTGATCAGTACTGCCGAAAGAAGGATGCTGGTCAACGGAGAAAAGAAGACCTTCGTAAGACTTGCTGATCTGACAGGAATTATACCGGCAGTAACAGGTAAAATTGAATTGGTTTATGAAGGAGAACTTGAAGGCCCCGCTAAAGTTGCGAATATCTTAATTGGTAAAGCGATCAAAAGCTTGTTCAACCGTTACTTCCCTGATCCGGAGAAAGCAAAGAAAAACAAAACTGCAAATCCTTATCAATTGATCACAGATTGGTTCACAGATGGCAACACACTGGATATTGCTGATAACCTGACAGAGTCTCAATATAAAAAAGAGCTCATGCAAGTTGCTGGCCTGAATGAGCTGGTTAAACAGTTCCATCCTAAACTAAGTGCTAATCAAACCCTTTTATTAATGGAGTTTGCCTTACATGGACTTGCAGAATACTCTCAGTTGAATAAAAAATACCTGAGTGGTGGTTTCGGTTTCTCTGATATGTTTGACAGTTTATTTAATACTGATCCTGAAGAGGACGAAGATGATGACATTGATTTCAATGCCTAG